The DNA sequence caaacaaacatgcAAGGAACAATTAGCTACCTTGAGTGTTTAGCTAACTTTAAGAGGGTTCAGGCCATTCCTGTGACCATTCATGACAGCCCATCCTAATTTCAATGTTCCTTCACCAAAACATTAGAAGAGGTACTCACAGTGAGGTCACCACAGaggtttttaatttctgttttcatctacATACCAGATTTTAGGATGGATAAGAACATTTCTAACGGTTTGAATTTCTAGCTGCCTCATATTTCCAGGTCTACATTTTGACCTATGTTGTGTAATGAATGACAGAGACTGTACTCCGCGGAAAATTGCTCATTGCCCACAGAGTGAAAGTATTTAGATTTGGTGTTACACAGTCCTGGCATaggaaattaaagcaaaaataaactttttcttttatttcatagatttccaatgaacaaagaaaacaaatagccTCTGGGACCACAAGTGTGTTCTGTAAACTGATGCCACGAGGCAGATATGAGAAAGATGACTGAAAGTGGTTGCTATAGGCCTGTAAACATACAGGGAAATAAGATCAGTTACCAAGGCGCTTGTCAAGAAAACCCTGAAAAGGGGATGAAAAGATTGCAGAAGAGATTTCTCCACAAGGACGGCAGCTGCAATGTGTACTTCAAACACATCTTTGGGGAATGGGAGAGCTATGTAGTGGACATATTTACCACCTTGGTGGACATCAAGTGGCGCCATATGTTTGTGATATTCTCATTGTCCTATGTTCTTTCATGGCTGTTCTTTGGACTAGTCTTCTGGCTGATAGCAATCCAACACGGAGATTTATTCAACGATGAAGAAATAACCCCCTGCGTTGCAAATGTCCATAGCTTCACGGGAGCATTCCTATTCTCCCTTGAAACGCAAACGACCATTGGTTACGGTTACCGCTGTGTTACAGAAGAGTGCTCTGTTGCGATCCTCATGGTTATCCTACAGTCAGTATTAAGCTGCATTATTGACACCTTCATAATTGGAGCAGCCTTGGCTAAAATGGCCACAGCTCGAAAAAGAGCTCAAACCATTCGTTTTAGCTACTATGCTGTAGTTGGCTTAAGGGATGATAAATTTTGCCTCATGTGGCGCATTGGTGATTTCCGGCCAAATCACATGGTTGAGGGCTCTGTACGAGCTCAGCTTTTGCGGTACAAAGAAGACAAGGAAGGAAGAATGACGATGGAATACAAGGACTTGAAGCTGCTAAATGACCAGATCATACTTGTTACACCAGTGACAGTTGTACATGAAATAGATAGTGAGAGTCCCTTGTATGGTCTAGACCGGAAAGCTCTGGCCAAGGACAACTTTGAAATCTTGGTCACATTTGTCTACACAGGTGATTCAACAGGAACGTCACATCAGTCAAGAAGCTCGTATGTCCCCAGAGAGATTCTTTGGGGCCATAGGTTTAACGACGTCTtacatgtaaagaaaaaatactataaaGTGGATTGCTTACAGTTTGAAGAAACCACGGAAGTTTATGCTCCTTACTGCAGTGCCATGCAACTGGATCGGAAGGAGCAAGAATGGAACAGAATTGAGAAGACAcgagaaaaagaagcagagacatCAGCACTGGAGATCAAGCCTTTTAGTGCTAACCAAAAGTCATTTAGTGCAGTTGCCCTCGTCACCAGTTGTGAAGATCCAGAAGACCCAGTGACAGCTGTCAATCAGCCTTCTGGAGAAATTTCTTATCGGAAAGCAGCTGTGACCTTAAGTAGGTTATCAATAGAGTCCCAAATCTAGCTTTTTACTGCAATTGAAATCACTTTGAACAAATCCTCCCAGCATAGCTTTTAGAATATAAACAATGAACTCAGATGCACAAGTATTTATATTATAAACCCCGCTGACAGCATGCCTGCATTGTAATACAGCACTGAGCTGCTAGAAGGAGCTTCCTAATGGTTAGTGTGGGTATCAGTAACAGGTTTAGCATTGGTACAAGCCGACAGCTTACATCTGGGCTCACTAGACAGCTACTGTATTTGAGCAAACCTATTGTAAACTTTATTACCCTGCATGGACCAATGTTGGATGTACCCAGAGGCAGATAAGGATCCCATCCTCGGGTTACATTGGTGAATCTGTGGGGCTTTTCTTTGTAGGAGGAAGTGAACTGGCAAGAGTAACTGAACCCAGTATTACTGACCAGCTTTGGAAACCTGCTTACGCCCTGCCTAGTCCTGTAGGATCCACAGTGGGATCCTGGAGAGCTTTTCTCATTTCCTAGTCGTTAGCCATTCCCAGAACTGCCACTCCCCAGCGGCTTGAGGTATGCGGTATGTCAGCCGGCTTGGGGCTGCGTGAAGGCTTTGTTACGTGGCTCTGACAGCTAGGAGGGCTGGCCAAGCTGGCTCGTTTGCactgtttggaaaacaaaatgagacCTCAAGTTTGAAATCAAAATCAGCAAAATCAGGTTGAGCCTCAGAGAGAAGatcatgtttttttttgaaCGAGCTGTGCAATAGTTTAAATCAAAACgtctttcatttcagaatatcagccttacttttctttttagtgtaTTATGCTTCTTTAAGAAGACAAAGATCAATCTGGACACCCAATAGTGTGattttgttaaaatgaaatacttttattcATCTGAAACGACTGTGTAAAAATGGTCCTTCACAGTGAAATTCAACATACTCAGCTGTCAGCTCAACTtggcaaaaaaggaaaatgttaatgttttgaAGTTGTCAGTGACATGGAAGTTCCATGCTCTGCACACCTCTGTAATTTTTCAATAAGAAATATCTCACCATGCTGTTTCCCCCCCTGATGATTACAGTTAATTTGTACTGTGTTTGATTACCATgctaacataaaaataattatctctGAACTCGTGGCTGCCTATAATGCGATTTATCTCACCTGACCTCTGCCATCAAGAAATTGTTTGCCTACTGGTTGAGGTTTTCTGTGGTAACTGGAACTCTTCTGTCCTCACAGGGTGGTTCATCCCATCTTGTTCTGGCTTTTAGGGAGCTGAAAGCAATAGGATGTGTTTATCCTGGAAATGTTCCCCCCTCTCTATTTATTGTTGAAGGAGATGAGATGTCTGTTGTGGAAATGATGGCTAATTTTAGGCTGCTAAAATTAGGTCTGACAAGTCATTCACATCCTTCTGACTAATTAAAAGTTTTTAAGACCTCATCacatttaatgaagaaaaatagcatgctgattctttttttctgaagtttgctCCATGGAGTAGtattgctgctttattttaatgtatcttgcatttcttttttgctaGCTCTTGTCTTTGGAAAGATGTGATCCCTTTAGGTAAAACCAAGCACATTAATAAGCCCGGGGAGAGATGGTTATTCCAGAGCTTATTAATTAGCTACTTTTATATGCTGAACCATCAGCAGCATCCATCTACAACTGCAGTTGAAAACGTCTTCTTGTATCCTGGGAGTGAGCACTGGCAGGCATTGGGGAAATAGTCTAAAAAATGGGAAGAGATGCAGGATAATGGGGAAGAGTCCTGGTGCTTCTGCAGCGTTGGAAAGAAACACCATTCAGATTGTATAAAATAGAATATAACCTTCAAGACATGTGAAGTACTCTTTCCACACTCCTCTGTCTTTGAAGGATCTTGGCTAGGTTGCTTTATTCAatgttgggcagcctgatttgaAGATCTAAAAAACATGTAAGTGAGGATGCAGGGAAATAAATGATGGTGTTttggtgcaaaaaaaaaagggggttgaaaacaaagaaatatttctcgAACACAAAAACTGCAATTCAAGAGAGAGGGACAATCTGTTGCCGGTATCCGTTGGGTAGGAAGGGAAAGCATGGGCTTAAGCTGAAGCCAGAAATGGAAGTTAatgaagaaacattaaaataaggCAAAGGACCGACTGTGGGGGGTGTAACCTCTGTGGTGGTGGGTTTCAGGACCCTGTTGGAGAAAGTGTTTGTAAGGAGTGATACAGAATGGTCAGCCTTACTTTGAGCTTTCTAA is a window from the Cuculus canorus isolate bCucCan1 chromosome 18, bCucCan1.pri, whole genome shotgun sequence genome containing:
- the KCNJ16 gene encoding inward rectifier potassium channel 16; this translates as MRKMTESGCYRPVNIQGNKISYQGACQENPEKGMKRLQKRFLHKDGSCNVYFKHIFGEWESYVVDIFTTLVDIKWRHMFVIFSLSYVLSWLFFGLVFWLIAIQHGDLFNDEEITPCVANVHSFTGAFLFSLETQTTIGYGYRCVTEECSVAILMVILQSVLSCIIDTFIIGAALAKMATARKRAQTIRFSYYAVVGLRDDKFCLMWRIGDFRPNHMVEGSVRAQLLRYKEDKEGRMTMEYKDLKLLNDQIILVTPVTVVHEIDSESPLYGLDRKALAKDNFEILVTFVYTGDSTGTSHQSRSSYVPREILWGHRFNDVLHVKKKYYKVDCLQFEETTEVYAPYCSAMQLDRKEQEWNRIEKTREKEAETSALEIKPFSANQKSFSAVALVTSCEDPEDPVTAVNQPSGEISYRKAAVTLSRLSIESQI